A section of the Metabacillus endolithicus genome encodes:
- a CDS encoding CAP domain-containing protein, giving the protein MIKKKLGLITTSALVVGLVACNNNEGAFENGNRTNTMDVAENVNYNGRTSYGPFTRDINTLDRAENNRFRTTNRDNNMKDNDYELVTDRFMGNNDQNGMTISSSKTDLSSDKYPHTKAIAVQEAKYKFINANSKEDAEKQARQFIEQQKQQAQQKANQLAQRYGQANQQQAQQQAANQQQSQTKQQANAQQNNQATNQQQAQQEQAKAPAQQQVPAQQEQAKAPAQQQAKAPAEKQQPAQNVNQAVQQVIDLTNAERRKNGLPDLQADTQLNGVAQKKSEDMRQNNYFSHTSPTYGSPFDMMRDFGVTYKTAGENIAQGQRTPQEVVQAWMNSEGHRKNILSKDFTHIGIGYDSNGHHWTQMFVGR; this is encoded by the coding sequence TTGATAAAGAAAAAACTTGGGTTAATTACTACTAGTGCTTTAGTTGTTGGGTTAGTAGCATGTAACAATAACGAAGGTGCTTTTGAAAATGGTAACAGAACAAATACAATGGACGTTGCTGAAAATGTAAACTATAACGGCCGAACAAGCTATGGACCTTTTACGAGGGATATAAATACACTTGACAGAGCGGAAAATAATCGTTTTAGAACAACGAATCGTGATAATAACATGAAAGATAATGATTATGAACTTGTTACTGATCGTTTCATGGGAAATAATGATCAGAATGGGATGACAATATCAAGCTCGAAAACAGATCTTTCAAGTGATAAATACCCACATACAAAGGCAATTGCTGTTCAAGAAGCAAAATATAAATTTATTAATGCAAATTCAAAAGAAGATGCAGAAAAACAAGCTCGTCAGTTTATTGAACAACAAAAGCAACAAGCGCAGCAAAAAGCAAATCAGTTAGCGCAACGTTATGGGCAAGCAAACCAGCAACAAGCTCAGCAGCAGGCAGCGAATCAGCAACAATCACAAACGAAGCAACAAGCAAATGCTCAACAAAATAATCAAGCAACAAACCAACAACAAGCTCAGCAAGAGCAAGCAAAAGCACCGGCGCAACAGCAGGTGCCAGCTCAGCAAGAGCAAGCAAAAGCACCAGCACAACAACAGGCAAAAGCACCTGCTGAAAAGCAACAACCTGCACAAAATGTAAACCAAGCTGTTCAACAGGTAATTGACTTAACAAATGCAGAAAGACGTAAAAATGGATTACCTGATTTACAAGCAGACACACAATTGAATGGCGTAGCTCAAAAGAAGTCAGAAGATATGAGACAAAATAATTACTTCTCACATACGAGCCCAACCTATGGATCGCCATTTGATATGATGAGGGATTTCGGAGTAACATATAAAACGGCTGGTGAAAATATCGCACAAGGCCAACGAACACCACAAGAAGTAGTTCAAGCTTGGATGAATAGTGAAGGACACAGAAAAAATATTTTAAGTAAGGATTTTACACACATTGGGATTGGATATGATTCAAACGGTCATCATTGGACACAAATGTTTGTAGGAAGATAA
- a CDS encoding M20/M25/M40 family metallo-hydrolase produces the protein MINKQRLLDEFLELVQVDSETKYEAEIAKVLKNKFSDLGLHVVEDDTTAVTGHGAGNLICTLEATKENVDPIYFTSHMDTVVPGKGIKPSIKDGYVVTDGTTILGADDKAGLAAMLEAIKTLKEENIQHGKIEFVITAGEESGLVGAKALDPHLMTAKFGYALDSDGKVGTIIVAAPTQAKVKATVYGKTAHAGVAPEKGVSAITIAAKAIAKMPLGRIDHETTANIGRFEGGTQTNIVCDLVHILAEARSLVPEKMEEQVKKMKEAFESVATEMGGRAEVDIEVMYPGFKFGDGDHVVEVAKRAAARIGRNSELQTSGGGSDANVIAGNGIPTVNLAVGYEEIHTTNEKMPIEELEKTAELVLAVIQEVAQ, from the coding sequence ATGATTAATAAACAACGTTTATTAGACGAGTTCCTTGAATTGGTTCAAGTTGACTCAGAAACAAAATATGAAGCAGAAATCGCAAAAGTACTAAAAAATAAGTTTTCCGATCTAGGTTTACACGTTGTTGAAGACGATACAACAGCTGTAACAGGTCATGGTGCTGGAAACCTTATTTGTACATTAGAAGCGACTAAAGAAAATGTTGATCCTATTTATTTTACTTCCCACATGGATACTGTAGTACCTGGTAAGGGAATTAAGCCAAGTATTAAAGATGGTTATGTGGTTACGGATGGAACAACTATACTTGGTGCAGACGATAAGGCTGGTTTAGCAGCTATGCTTGAAGCAATTAAAACATTAAAAGAAGAAAACATTCAACATGGGAAAATAGAATTTGTCATAACAGCTGGAGAGGAATCCGGATTAGTGGGAGCAAAAGCACTGGATCCACATCTCATGACAGCGAAGTTTGGTTATGCGCTTGATAGTGATGGGAAGGTTGGGACAATCATCGTAGCAGCTCCAACACAAGCGAAAGTTAAGGCAACAGTTTATGGGAAAACGGCACATGCTGGTGTGGCTCCTGAAAAAGGTGTTTCAGCGATTACTATTGCTGCAAAGGCCATTGCAAAAATGCCTTTAGGAAGAATTGATCATGAAACAACTGCCAATATAGGTCGTTTTGAAGGGGGGACACAAACAAATATTGTTTGTGATTTAGTACATATCCTAGCAGAAGCCCGTTCTTTAGTTCCAGAAAAAATGGAAGAACAAGTAAAGAAAATGAAAGAAGCTTTTGAAAGTGTTGCCACAGAGATGGGTGGAAGGGCAGAAGTTGATATTGAGGTTATGTATCCAGGGTTTAAATTTGGTGACGGAGATCATGTTGTAGAAGTTGCAAAACGTGCTGCAGCAAGAATCGGTCGTAACAGTGAATTGCAAACTAGTGGCGGTGGTAGTGATGCAAACGTAATCGCTGGTAATGGTATTCCTACAGTTAACTTAGCAGTAGGGTATGAAGAAATTCATACAACAAATGAAAAAATGCCAATTGAGGAATTAGAAAAAACAGCCGAACTTGTTTTAGCGGTTATTCAAGAAGTGGCTCAGTAA
- the mce gene encoding methylmalonyl-CoA epimerase: protein MLINKVDHIGIAVHSIEDALTFYKDVLQLQLLGVEEVSTQQVKVAFLKAGETKIELLEPMSDESAISKFLSKKGEGIHHVALGVDDISARLKELKEKGIPLIDENVRSGAANSNIAFIHPSAGNRVLVELCEKKRGESNES from the coding sequence GTGTTGATAAACAAAGTTGATCATATTGGAATTGCCGTACATTCAATAGAAGATGCATTAACATTCTATAAAGACGTTTTGCAACTTCAATTATTAGGAGTTGAAGAGGTTTCGACACAACAAGTGAAAGTGGCATTTTTAAAAGCTGGAGAAACTAAAATTGAATTGTTAGAACCAATGTCTGACGAAAGTGCTATTAGCAAATTTCTCTCAAAAAAGGGGGAAGGAATTCACCATGTAGCATTAGGGGTAGATGACATAAGTGCTCGTTTAAAAGAATTAAAAGAAAAAGGAATTCCTCTTATTGATGAAAATGTGCGAAGCGGTGCAGCTAATTCGAATATTGCGTTTATTCACCCATCGGCAGGGAATCGCGTGTTAGTGGAGTTATGTGAAAAAAAGCGGGGTGAAAGTAATGAATCATGA
- the prli42 gene encoding stressosome-associated protein Prli42 yields MSRKTQKIVVYLMIGVMLITTLLAGVSAWF; encoded by the coding sequence ATGTCACGTAAAACTCAAAAAATTGTCGTTTATTTAATGATTGGCGTTATGCTTATTACAACTTTACTTGCTGGTGTATCAGCTTGGTTTTAA
- a CDS encoding L,D-transpeptidase — protein sequence MKALFLFLFVIHSPFWPLGDNPLPGDPFIIINKQTNELAFINDNEIKEIYHVATGKTKELTPEGKFTITVKAVDPYYRKKDIPGGDPNNPLGTRWIGFDAEDTDGRTFGIHGTNNKDSIGHYVTQGCVRMRNEEVESFYKKIPLGTKVLIINTEESFENSAIKHGAITKESER from the coding sequence ATGAAAGCATTGTTTCTTTTTCTTTTTGTTATTCATTCACCATTCTGGCCTTTAGGAGATAATCCATTACCGGGTGATCCTTTTATCATCATTAATAAGCAAACAAATGAATTGGCCTTTATTAATGATAATGAGATAAAGGAAATTTATCATGTTGCAACAGGAAAAACCAAGGAACTTACACCTGAAGGAAAGTTTACAATAACAGTTAAGGCAGTTGATCCTTATTATCGAAAAAAAGATATACCTGGAGGTGACCCTAATAACCCTCTTGGGACAAGGTGGATTGGTTTTGATGCTGAAGACACGGATGGACGAACATTTGGCATACATGGAACAAATAACAAAGATTCTATTGGGCACTATGTAACACAAGGTTGTGTAAGGATGCGAAACGAAGAGGTTGAATCATTTTATAAAAAAATTCCTTTAGGCACGAAGGTGCTTATTATTAATACAGAAGAATCTTTTGAGAATTCGGCGATAAAGCACGGTGCAATAACAAAAGAGTCTGAAAGATAG
- a CDS encoding aromatic acid exporter family protein, which produces MFKIGYRTAKTALGTTLAIMLAQFLELDHYTSAGIITILCIQVTKKKSLKSSWARFLACLIAMIFSFVFFEGIAYHPLVIGVLLLFFIPTTVVAKATEGIVTSTVVIFHLFSEEQITLEIIGNELSIVVIGIGMALIMNLYMPSVEKKLKNLQIEIEENLAVIFQEIERYLTEKDQKWDGKEITKTAKLIDEAKTTAFRDVENHFLRHENSYYHYFKMREKQFEIIERVIPIVTSIHIAMEQSKMIADFLHELSLNIHPGNTANKFLNQLQEMKRSFEEMDLPKTREEFEARAALLHFIREMEQYLVIKSQFKGMEPNQRLHGIKAT; this is translated from the coding sequence ATGTTTAAGATTGGATATCGTACGGCTAAAACGGCACTTGGAACAACACTTGCCATTATGCTCGCGCAATTTTTAGAATTAGATCATTATACCTCTGCTGGTATTATTACAATTCTATGTATACAGGTAACAAAGAAGAAATCTTTAAAAAGTTCTTGGGCACGCTTTTTGGCCTGTTTGATTGCAATGATTTTTTCTTTTGTATTTTTTGAAGGTATTGCCTATCATCCTTTAGTAATTGGAGTTCTTTTGTTGTTTTTTATTCCAACAACTGTTGTTGCAAAGGCGACAGAAGGTATCGTGACAAGCACTGTTGTTATATTTCACCTTTTCAGTGAAGAACAAATAACACTTGAAATTATCGGAAATGAATTATCAATCGTTGTAATAGGAATTGGTATGGCTCTTATTATGAATTTATATATGCCTAGTGTGGAGAAAAAATTAAAAAATTTACAAATTGAAATTGAAGAAAATTTGGCCGTGATCTTTCAAGAAATTGAACGTTATTTAACAGAAAAAGATCAAAAATGGGATGGAAAAGAAATTACGAAAACAGCAAAGCTCATAGACGAGGCGAAAACAACCGCATTTCGAGATGTTGAAAATCATTTTTTACGCCATGAGAATTCGTATTATCATTATTTCAAAATGAGAGAAAAACAATTTGAGATCATCGAGAGAGTTATTCCAATTGTCACATCAATACATATTGCAATGGAACAAAGTAAAATGATTGCCGACTTTTTACATGAGTTAAGTTTGAATATCCATCCAGGAAATACAGCAAATAAATTTCTTAACCAACTACAAGAAATGAAAAGATCGTTTGAGGAAATGGATTTGCCAAAAACTAGGGAAGAGTTTGAAGCAAGAGCCGCTTTACTACATTTTATAAGAGAAATGGAACAGTACTTAGTCATAAAAAGTCAATTTAAAGGGATGGAGCCCAACCAGAGATTGCATGGAATTAAAGCAACCTGA
- a CDS encoding amino acid ABC transporter ATP-binding protein, which yields MIKVENLHKSYGKLEVLKGISTTITSGEVIAIIGPSGSGKSTFLRCLNLLEKPTDGKVWISDSELTNPKTDIAKVRQNVGMVFQHFHLFPHKTVLENLTYAPMTVKGLSKNEAEEQAKTLLNKVGLLEKANEYPNRLSGGQKQRVAIARALAMNPDVMLFDEPTSALDPEMVKEVLEVMKDLAQTGMTMAIVTHEMGFAKEVADRVLFLDGGLLVEDAPPSEFFTAPKTKRAQDFLEKML from the coding sequence GTGATTAAAGTTGAAAATCTTCATAAATCTTATGGTAAATTAGAAGTGTTAAAGGGTATATCTACTACGATTACATCAGGTGAAGTAATCGCCATTATCGGTCCTTCCGGATCAGGAAAATCAACGTTTTTACGCTGTTTAAATTTACTTGAAAAGCCAACCGATGGAAAGGTATGGATAAGTGATAGTGAATTAACAAACCCGAAAACAGACATTGCTAAGGTGCGACAAAATGTTGGGATGGTGTTTCAGCATTTTCATTTATTTCCTCATAAGACGGTACTGGAAAATTTAACGTATGCACCGATGACGGTTAAAGGTCTTTCGAAAAATGAGGCAGAAGAACAAGCGAAAACTTTGTTAAACAAAGTAGGTCTTCTTGAGAAAGCAAATGAATATCCAAATCGTTTATCAGGTGGACAAAAGCAAAGGGTTGCTATTGCCAGGGCATTAGCGATGAATCCAGATGTTATGCTGTTTGATGAACCTACTTCTGCTTTAGATCCTGAAATGGTCAAGGAAGTATTAGAAGTTATGAAAGATTTGGCTCAAACTGGTATGACCATGGCGATTGTGACACATGAAATGGGGTTTGCTAAGGAAGTTGCAGATCGTGTGCTTTTCTTAGATGGAGGCTTGCTTGTGGAAGATGCGCCGCCAAGTGAGTTCTTTACAGCTCCTAAAACAAAGCGTGCTCAAGATTTTCTTGAAAAGATGCTTTAA
- a CDS encoding amino acid ABC transporter permease yields MDLNFASIVPSIPFILEGIVVTLKIVVLSLLLGFAWGIVLALLKISRIKPLMWIADAYTSIFRGTPLVLQLLIIYFGLPQLLGFPIDPYPAAVAAFTLNSGAYISEIIRAGINAIDKGQQEASMALGIPYPKMMKDIILPQAFKNILPALMNEFITLTKESAIVTVIGVQDIMRRAYQVGADSYNYFAPLLFAGVIYYILVMFLTLLGKGLEGRMKRSD; encoded by the coding sequence ATGGACTTAAATTTTGCTTCTATTGTCCCATCTATACCTTTTATATTAGAAGGAATAGTAGTAACATTAAAAATTGTTGTTTTATCTTTATTGCTTGGATTTGCTTGGGGGATTGTTCTTGCCCTACTTAAAATAAGCCGAATTAAACCATTGATGTGGATTGCTGATGCATATACATCAATATTTAGAGGAACACCACTAGTTTTACAATTGCTTATCATCTATTTTGGATTACCGCAATTACTTGGTTTTCCAATTGATCCGTATCCGGCTGCAGTTGCTGCCTTCACATTAAATTCAGGTGCATATATTTCTGAAATTATTCGTGCGGGAATTAACGCAATTGATAAAGGTCAACAAGAGGCTTCAATGGCTTTAGGTATTCCTTATCCTAAAATGATGAAGGATATTATTTTACCTCAAGCATTCAAAAATATTTTACCTGCATTAATGAACGAATTTATTACGTTAACGAAAGAGTCGGCAATTGTAACAGTTATAGGAGTGCAAGATATTATGAGACGAGCATATCAGGTAGGTGCGGATTCATATAATTACTTTGCACCGTTACTTTTTGCAGGAGTCATTTATTATATTTTAGTTATGTTCTTAACTCTTCTTGGTAAAGGACTGGAAGGGAGAATGAAACGAAGTGATTAA
- a CDS encoding transporter substrate-binding domain-containing protein, with amino-acid sequence MKKLSLFIISILMIGLLAACGTATEEGNETSGSEGESKKVLKMATSADYPPFEYIDTAKGSDIIGFDIDLVNSLAEKTGYEVEVQDMDFNSLIPALQAKQIDLVLAGMTPTPERAENVDFTDIYYTANHMIVSLKDNEVKSVEELDGKTVGVQLGSIQEEKAAEIAEQVSLKVENRNKISELIQELKSGRIDAAIIEDTVAAGYFEKDDQLAGFTLESSEEAGSAIAFQKGSEYTEEFNTALNEMKENGELDELIIKWFGGKE; translated from the coding sequence ATGAAGAAATTATCATTATTCATTATAAGTATTTTAATGATTGGTTTATTAGCAGCATGCGGTACAGCAACTGAAGAAGGCAATGAAACGTCAGGATCTGAAGGGGAAAGCAAAAAAGTCTTAAAAATGGCAACTTCAGCTGATTACCCGCCATTTGAATATATTGATACTGCAAAAGGCAGCGATATTATTGGATTTGATATTGATTTGGTTAATTCTTTAGCAGAAAAAACAGGTTATGAAGTGGAAGTCCAAGATATGGATTTCAACAGTTTAATTCCAGCTCTTCAAGCAAAACAAATTGATTTAGTTTTAGCAGGAATGACACCAACACCTGAACGTGCAGAAAACGTTGATTTTACAGATATTTATTATACAGCCAACCATATGATTGTCTCATTAAAGGATAATGAGGTAAAAAGTGTTGAAGAATTAGATGGAAAAACGGTTGGTGTACAACTAGGTTCAATTCAAGAGGAAAAAGCAGCAGAAATTGCTGAGCAGGTTTCACTTAAGGTAGAAAACCGTAATAAAATTTCTGAGCTGATTCAGGAGTTAAAATCAGGTCGTATTGACGCAGCCATTATTGAAGATACAGTTGCAGCTGGATATTTTGAAAAAGATGATCAGTTAGCTGGATTTACACTTGAATCAAGTGAGGAAGCAGGTTCTGCAATTGCCTTCCAAAAAGGTAGTGAATATACAGAAGAGTTTAATACAGCACTAAATGAGATGAAAGAAAATGGCGAGCTTGATGAATTAATTATCAAGTGGTTCGGTGGCAAAGAATAA
- a CDS encoding BrxA/BrxB family bacilliredoxin, which produces MNMDFNLFMNDIVQQARKEIVAAGYSELKTPEEVEDVLNKQGTTLVMVNSVCGCAGGIARPAAAHAIHYDKRPDQLVTVFAGQDKEATARAREMFVGYPPSSPSFALLKDGKLLTMVERHEIEGHDPMSVVGKLQAAFDEYCEEV; this is translated from the coding sequence TTGAACATGGATTTTAATTTATTTATGAATGATATTGTGCAACAAGCACGTAAAGAAATTGTTGCTGCAGGCTATTCTGAGCTAAAAACACCTGAAGAAGTGGAAGATGTTCTTAATAAGCAAGGAACAACACTTGTTATGGTAAACAGTGTTTGTGGATGTGCGGGAGGAATTGCAAGACCTGCTGCTGCTCATGCTATTCACTATGATAAGCGTCCTGATCAATTGGTGACTGTTTTTGCTGGACAAGATAAGGAAGCGACAGCTCGAGCACGTGAAATGTTTGTAGGCTATCCACCGTCTTCACCATCTTTTGCATTATTAAAAGATGGTAAACTATTAACAATGGTTGAACGTCATGAAATTGAAGGACATGATCCGATGAGTGTTGTTGGCAAACTTCAAGCTGCTTTTGATGAATATTGTGAGGAAGTATAA
- the meaB gene encoding methylmalonyl Co-A mutase-associated GTPase MeaB, translated as MSKFVKKNRDIPVEHYINGIKKADRVVLAQAITLVESNAKHHFEKAQQIIEALLQKKSKSIRIGITGVPGAGKSTFIDSFGTFLCEQGNRVAVLAVDPSSQVSKGSIMGDKTRMERLSRHPNAYIRPSPSGGNLGGVNRKTRETMILCEAAGYNIILVETMGVGQGEFVVRDMVDFFLLLVLTGAGDELQTMKKGIMELPDLVVVNKADGDNKEKATHAKREYNTILHYLKSYTEGWITKAVTASAKEEEGISEVWDIIHSFQEYTKKNHLFYEKRAEQQRNWLHDLLKQELYRYFYNHAEIKEQLIKTERTVISGEKSVASSALDLLNLFMEKKI; from the coding sequence ATGAGCAAGTTTGTGAAAAAAAATCGTGATATCCCTGTTGAGCATTATATAAATGGAATTAAAAAAGCTGATCGTGTTGTTTTAGCACAGGCTATAACTTTAGTTGAGAGTAATGCGAAACATCACTTTGAAAAAGCTCAACAAATTATCGAAGCTTTACTTCAAAAGAAAAGTAAATCAATAAGAATTGGAATTACTGGAGTTCCAGGAGCGGGAAAGAGTACGTTTATTGATTCATTTGGTACTTTCCTTTGTGAGCAAGGAAACCGAGTCGCTGTTTTAGCGGTTGATCCCAGTAGTCAAGTTTCTAAAGGTAGTATTATGGGAGATAAGACACGGATGGAACGTCTATCCAGGCACCCCAATGCTTATATTCGTCCGTCCCCTTCTGGTGGAAATCTTGGAGGAGTGAATAGAAAAACAAGAGAGACGATGATTTTATGTGAAGCAGCTGGGTATAATATTATTCTTGTTGAAACAATGGGTGTCGGACAAGGAGAATTTGTTGTTCGTGATATGGTTGATTTTTTTCTTCTCCTTGTTTTAACTGGTGCAGGCGATGAGTTGCAAACGATGAAAAAAGGTATAATGGAGTTGCCCGATTTAGTTGTTGTTAATAAAGCAGATGGTGATAATAAAGAAAAGGCTACTCATGCTAAGCGTGAATATAATACCATTCTTCATTACTTAAAATCCTATACAGAAGGCTGGATTACAAAGGCTGTTACAGCCTCGGCGAAAGAGGAAGAGGGTATTAGTGAAGTTTGGGATATTATTCATTCCTTTCAAGAATATACAAAGAAAAATCATTTATTCTACGAAAAAAGAGCTGAACAACAGCGAAATTGGCTTCATGATTTACTTAAACAAGAATTATATCGTTATTTTTACAATCACGCTGAAATTAAGGAACAACTTATTAAAACAGAACGTACCGTTATAAGCGGAGAAAAAAGTGTTGCTTCTAGTGCTCTTGATTTACTGAATTTATTCATGGAAAAGAAAATTTAA
- the scpA gene encoding methylmalonyl-CoA mutase yields MSNAPLVKTNIQHDTNSSPFMTNEQIEVKNLYSKDDIEKCSHLGTFPGVEPFVRGPYATMYVNRPWTIRQYAGFSTAEESNAFYRRNLQMGQKGLSVAFDLATHRGYDSDHPRVVGDVGKAGVAIDSILDMKILFDQIPLDEMSVSMTMNGAVLPIMAFYIVTAEEQGVEKEKLTGTIQNDILKEYMVRNTYIYPPEMSMRIIGDIFEYTAKNMPKFNSISISGYHMQEAGAPADLELAYTLADGLEYIRTGLKAGLSIDQFAPRLSFFWAIGMNYFMEVAKMRAARYLWSSIVKDFNPQNPKSLALRTHSQTSGWSLTEQDPFNNVVRTCIEAHAAAMGHTQSLHTNALDEAIALPTDFSARIARNTQLYLQSETGICDVIDPWGGSYYVESLTSSLIERAKKHMDEIEHLGGMTKAIETGLPKMKIEEAAARRQAKIDSGKEVIIGVNKFRLDHEDPIDILSIDNTEVRKKQIERIRQLKENRNEEEVNLALDLLTKAAANGEGNLLELAVEAARKRATLGEISFAIEKVSKRHQAMIRSISGVYSSEYSNEEEIKKVREKTDQFYELEGRRPRILIAKMGQDGHDRGAKVIATAFADLGFDVDIGPLFQTPEETAKQAVENDVHVVGMSSLAAGHKTLLPQLISELKKLGREDIVVIIGGVIPFQDYEDLKEKGAAEIFGPGTVIPVAAEKVLKKVFDVLGYEEWQE; encoded by the coding sequence ATTTCTAATGCGCCATTAGTAAAAACAAACATTCAACATGACACTAATTCTTCGCCTTTTATGACAAATGAACAAATTGAAGTAAAAAATCTTTACAGTAAAGATGATATAGAAAAATGTAGTCATCTAGGGACTTTTCCAGGAGTTGAGCCATTTGTACGTGGTCCATATGCAACGATGTATGTGAATCGTCCTTGGACGATTCGTCAATATGCAGGCTTTTCCACGGCGGAGGAAAGTAACGCCTTTTACCGAAGGAATTTACAAATGGGACAAAAGGGACTATCCGTTGCGTTTGATTTAGCAACACACCGTGGGTATGATTCGGATCATCCTAGAGTGGTAGGAGATGTAGGAAAAGCGGGTGTGGCAATTGATTCCATCTTAGATATGAAAATTTTGTTTGATCAAATTCCATTGGATGAAATGTCAGTATCTATGACGATGAACGGTGCTGTATTACCGATAATGGCATTTTATATTGTAACAGCTGAAGAGCAGGGCGTTGAGAAGGAAAAACTAACAGGAACAATACAAAATGATATTTTAAAAGAATATATGGTTCGGAACACGTATATCTATCCCCCTGAAATGTCGATGAGAATTATAGGTGATATTTTTGAATATACAGCAAAAAATATGCCGAAATTCAATAGCATAAGTATTTCTGGATATCATATGCAGGAAGCAGGGGCACCTGCTGATCTTGAGCTGGCTTATACCTTAGCAGATGGACTTGAATATATAAGAACAGGGTTGAAGGCAGGTCTTTCAATTGATCAATTTGCGCCTAGATTATCTTTTTTCTGGGCAATCGGCATGAATTATTTTATGGAAGTAGCAAAAATGAGAGCTGCCCGATATTTATGGTCATCAATAGTAAAAGATTTCAATCCACAAAACCCAAAGTCATTAGCACTGCGAACACATTCACAAACATCAGGATGGAGTTTAACAGAACAAGATCCATTTAATAATGTTGTACGTACTTGTATAGAAGCTCATGCTGCTGCAATGGGGCATACACAGTCACTTCATACAAATGCATTAGACGAGGCAATAGCTTTACCAACAGATTTTTCTGCTAGAATTGCTCGTAACACACAGCTTTATCTTCAAAGTGAAACTGGTATTTGTGATGTGATAGATCCATGGGGCGGTTCCTATTATGTTGAATCTCTTACTTCATCATTAATTGAGCGTGCCAAAAAGCATATGGATGAAATAGAACATCTTGGCGGGATGACAAAAGCAATAGAAACTGGTTTACCGAAAATGAAGATAGAGGAAGCGGCGGCTAGAAGACAAGCAAAAATAGATTCTGGAAAAGAAGTGATTATAGGAGTTAATAAATTCAGGTTAGATCATGAAGACCCGATTGACATATTATCGATTGATAATACCGAAGTAAGAAAAAAACAAATTGAAAGAATCCGACAACTTAAAGAAAATCGAAATGAAGAAGAAGTCAATCTTGCTCTTGATCTATTAACTAAAGCTGCTGCTAATGGAGAAGGTAATTTATTAGAACTGGCAGTAGAAGCAGCAAGAAAACGAGCCACTTTAGGTGAAATATCGTTTGCGATCGAAAAGGTATCAAAACGCCACCAAGCAATGATCCGTTCAATTAGTGGGGTATATAGCTCAGAATACTCAAATGAAGAAGAAATAAAAAAAGTGAGAGAAAAAACAGATCAATTTTACGAGCTAGAAGGTAGACGTCCAAGAATTTTAATCGCCAAGATGGGGCAGGACGGTCATGATCGCGGGGCAAAGGTTATTGCAACAGCTTTTGCTGATTTAGGCTTTGATGTTGATATTGGTCCGCTTTTTCAAACACCTGAAGAAACAGCCAAGCAAGCAGTTGAAAATGATGTGCATGTTGTTGGTATGAGCTCTCTTGCGGCAGGACATAAAACGCTTCTCCCACAATTAATATCCGAATTGAAAAAGCTTGGTCGAGAGGATATTGTGGTCATCATTGGCGGTGTTATCCCATTCCAAGATTATGAGGACTTAAAAGAAAAAGGAGCAGCTGAGATCTTCGGTCCAGGTACTGTTATTCCCGTTGCTGCGGAAAAAGTACTTAAAAAAGTTTTCGATGTATTAGGCTATGAGGAATGGCAAGAATGA